Genomic segment of Longimicrobium sp.:
TGCTGGGCGCGGGCGTGAACGACGCCCTCGATGTCGCAGGTGGCCTGGAGCTCCAGCCGGCTCTCGGCCACGACGCTGCCGCGGATTCGGCCGCCGATCACCGCGTCCTGGGTGAAGATGTCACCCTCCACGAGCCCCTCGCGGCCGACGACCACGGCCTTAGTGGCGCGGATCGTCCCGCGGATCTCGCCCTCGATGCGCACCGTGCCATCGGTGACCAGGTCCCCCACGATGCGCATCCCCGGGCCGATGATGGACATCGACGCCTCGCCCGCGTTGCCGCGCGACGGTGCGGACGTGTCACCGGTGCTCTTCGCTTTTCCGAACGCCATCTTCTACTCCGGTAAATGAACGAGCGACACCGGATCGACCGGCGTCCCGTTCCTGCGAATCTCGAAATGAAGGTGGGGAGCCGTGGAGACTCCCGTGCTTCCGCTGAGCGCGATGGGCTGGCGGGAGCGCACCCGCTGCCGTGCCTTGACCAACACGCGGGAGGCGTGCCCGTACAGCGACTCGTACCCGCCGCCGTGCGCGATGCGCACGAAGAGGCCGTACACGCTGTCGCGCCCGGCCTCCGTCACCGTGCCGTCGCCGGCCGCTACGATGGGCGTGCCGAGCGCCACCGCGATGTCCATCCCCGGGTGGCGCTCGTCGCCATCGCGCCCACGCTGCCCGCGCGTGACGAACCCGCGCGCCGCCAGCGGCCATGCGCGCGGAAGGAGCGCCTGGTCCGCCGAGTCCGCGTCCGCGGTGTCACGCTCCACGGCTGGCGGGGCCGCGGCCTTGGCGGGCTCGCGCCGGCGACCGCCGCCTAGCAGCCTGCTGATCTGCGCGTAGCGCGCCTCCATCTCCACAAGCCTGCGGCGGAGCTGGTCCACCTCCGCCACCTCCCCCTGCAGCCGCCGCACGTCTCGCTGCAGCATCTGCGCGCGGGTGGCCTGCGCCGCAAGGTAGACCCACGACCCGATCATCAGCAGCAGCGCCACGCCCAACCCGATCGCCGCGAACTTGAGGAGCCGCAGCCGACGGTACGACAGCTCGTAGGTGCGCGTGGTGAGGTCCGTCCCACCGCCATGCGGCACGACGATGAAGGTCATCCGGCGATCTTCGGCGGCGCGCAAGCGGGGGCCTCGGGACAAGGTCAAAACAGAAGTGCGTGAGTGCGTAAGTGCGTAAGTGCGTTTTTGTTAGCGCACTCACGCACTAACGCACTCACGCACTTTCCTCTCCTAGAAGCAGCTCCAGCACCCGGTCGAAATCGTCCGCGTTGTAGAACGGGATCTCGATGCGGCCGCTCTTTCCGCTCGCGCCCACGCGGATGCGGACGGCGGTGCCCATGGCACGCTGGAGCTCGGTTTCCAGGTGGCGGACGTGGGGGTCGGCCGGTGGCGCGGCGGGTGCTGCGGAGGGCGGGGCAGGGGAGCGCTCGCCGCCCTCGCGCCGCTGCCGTACGCGCTCTTCCACCGCGCGCACCGAGAGGGAGCCCTCCGCGGCCTCGCGGGCCATCTCCGCCATCGCGCGCTCGTCCTCCAGCCCCAGGATCGCGCGGGCGTGGCCCATGGAGAGGGTGCCCTCGTTGACCATGCGCTGCACCGAGGCGGGGAGCTGCAGCAGGCGGAGCAGGTTGGCGACGGTGGAGCGCTCGCGGCCCACGCTCTCGGCCACTTCGGCCTGCGTGAAGCCGAACTCGTCGATCAGCTGCTGGTACCCGGCCGCCTCTTCCAGCGGGGAGAGCTCGGCGCGCTGCACGTTTTCGACGATGGCCAGCACGAGCATGGCG
This window contains:
- a CDS encoding polymer-forming cytoskeletal protein, with product MAFGKAKSTGDTSAPSRGNAGEASMSIIGPGMRIVGDLVTDGTVRIEGEIRGTIRATKAVVVGREGLVEGDIFTQDAVIGGRIRGSVVAESRLELQATCDIEGVVHARAQHLHLEEGARFNGQVQMLDAEAVRALPAGSGENSTHVGMFSTTG
- a CDS encoding peptidoglycan DD-metalloendopeptidase family protein, translated to MTFIVVPHGGGTDLTTRTYELSYRRLRLLKFAAIGLGVALLLMIGSWVYLAAQATRAQMLQRDVRRLQGEVAEVDQLRRRLVEMEARYAQISRLLGGGRRREPAKAAAPPAVERDTADADSADQALLPRAWPLAARGFVTRGQRGRDGDERHPGMDIAVALGTPIVAAGDGTVTEAGRDSVYGLFVRIAHGGGYESLYGHASRVLVKARQRVRSRQPIALSGSTGVSTAPHLHFEIRRNGTPVDPVSLVHLPE
- a CDS encoding ParB/RepB/Spo0J family partition protein; translation: MKKARLGKGLSALLGEYSQPQGETAPADGIRMVSVARIAPNPFQPRREFAEAQLAELEASIRQNGLLQALVVRPAPAGAPEGAEWELVAGERRWRAVRRLGWAEVPAIVKEPDDRAMLVLAIVENVQRAELSPLEEAAGYQQLIDEFGFTQAEVAESVGRERSTVANLLRLLQLPASVQRMVNEGTLSMGHARAILGLEDERAMAEMAREAAEGSLSVRAVEERVRQRREGGERSPAPPSAAPAAPPADPHVRHLETELQRAMGTAVRIRVGASGKSGRIEIPFYNADDFDRVLELLLGEESA